One segment of Stappia sp. 28M-7 DNA contains the following:
- a CDS encoding deoxyribodipyrimidine photo-lyase, which produces MPSKDSPSPIVVWFRDDLRLDDNPALAAAVGEGRPVIALYVLDEGKGAPRAPGGASRWWLNLSLKALAEDLAKVGVPLVLRKGPAPKTVRQVVSEAGAGRIVWNRRYDAPGIAIDTELKSALRDDGLVAESFNGALLAEPWDVKTGEGQPYRVFSPFFRAMNVRGAPAQPTEFKAPSTLLPQPPALESEEIDALLPLPSRPDWAGGLRETWTPGEAGARKRLEAFLGDRLRRYADERDMPGEDATSLLSPHLRFGEISPRRIWHAAGDRAAAREEISDKQLDKFRAELGWREFSYHLLFHFPDIGHANFQPRFDAFPWRSDAEQFRLWTKGQTGYPLVDAGMRELWHTGYMHNRVRMVVASFLIKHLMIDWREGEAWFWDTLVDADPANNTASWQWVAGSGADAAPYFRIFNPTSQGEKFDPDGIYVKRWVPELARLPASHIYKPHEAPREMLERAGIRLGDTYPRPMVEHAKARQRALDAFQTIKNAS; this is translated from the coding sequence ATGCCCTCAAAGGACAGTCCCTCCCCGATTGTCGTCTGGTTCCGCGATGACCTGCGCCTCGACGACAATCCTGCGCTCGCCGCAGCCGTTGGAGAGGGGCGCCCCGTCATTGCCCTTTACGTGCTCGACGAAGGCAAGGGCGCACCCCGCGCGCCGGGAGGCGCATCGCGCTGGTGGCTGAACCTGTCGCTGAAGGCGCTGGCCGAAGACCTTGCCAAGGTCGGCGTGCCCCTGGTCCTGCGCAAGGGACCCGCCCCCAAGACCGTGCGCCAGGTGGTGTCCGAGGCCGGTGCCGGGCGCATCGTCTGGAACCGGCGCTACGACGCGCCCGGCATTGCCATCGACACGGAGCTGAAGTCCGCCTTGCGCGACGACGGTCTCGTCGCCGAGAGCTTCAACGGCGCGCTCTTGGCGGAGCCGTGGGACGTTAAGACCGGCGAGGGCCAGCCTTACCGCGTGTTCTCCCCGTTCTTCCGGGCGATGAATGTGCGCGGCGCCCCGGCCCAGCCGACGGAGTTCAAGGCCCCCTCCACGCTCCTGCCGCAGCCTCCCGCGCTTGAGAGCGAGGAGATCGATGCGCTGCTTCCCCTGCCCTCGCGTCCGGACTGGGCCGGCGGCCTGCGCGAGACCTGGACGCCGGGCGAGGCCGGTGCGCGCAAGCGGCTGGAGGCGTTTCTCGGCGACCGGCTGCGCCGCTATGCCGACGAGCGCGACATGCCGGGCGAGGACGCAACATCCCTGCTGTCGCCGCATCTGCGCTTCGGCGAGATCTCGCCCCGGCGCATCTGGCATGCGGCCGGCGACCGCGCCGCCGCGCGCGAGGAGATCAGCGACAAGCAGCTGGACAAGTTCCGCGCCGAGCTCGGCTGGCGGGAGTTTTCCTACCACCTGCTGTTCCACTTCCCCGACATCGGCCACGCCAATTTCCAGCCGCGCTTCGACGCCTTTCCCTGGCGGTCGGATGCGGAGCAGTTCCGCCTTTGGACCAAGGGGCAGACCGGCTATCCGCTGGTCGATGCCGGCATGCGCGAACTCTGGCACACCGGCTACATGCACAACCGGGTGCGGATGGTCGTCGCGTCGTTCCTGATCAAGCACCTGATGATCGACTGGCGCGAGGGCGAGGCCTGGTTCTGGGACACGCTGGTCGACGCGGACCCGGCCAACAACACCGCCAGCTGGCAGTGGGTCGCAGGCTCCGGCGCCGATGCAGCCCCTTACTTTCGCATCTTCAACCCCACCAGCCAGGGCGAGAAGTTCGACCCGGACGGCATCTATGTGAAGCGCTGGGTGCCGGAGCTCGCCCGCCTGCCCGCCTCCCACATCTACAAGCCCCATGAGGCCCCGCGCGAGATGCTGGAGCGCGCCGGCATCCGCCTCGGCGACACCTATCCCCGACCGATGGTCGAGCATGCCAAGGCGCGCCAGCGTGCCCTCGATGCCTTCCAGACCATAAAAAACGCTTCCTGA
- a CDS encoding ABC transporter ATP-binding protein, translating to MRLATRALATGYRGRSVGRDITLAAGPGEVLCLLGPNGSGKTTLFKTLLGLIPSQGGEVLLDGTSLGRLPRAEIARKIAYVPQAHAIPFAFPAEEVVLMGRTARLGTFAQPGPRDREAAQAALARLGIADLAPQDYTRLSGGQRQLVLIARALAQETPLLVMDEPTASLDFGNQAKVLAEIAGLAGGGLTVILSTHDPDHAFAVGTRVALLHEGNVLAEGAPQETLTPQALSTVYGVEVTVERTASGRTVCLPSLAGPQARPGA from the coding sequence ATGAGGCTGGCGACCCGCGCGCTCGCCACCGGCTATCGCGGCCGCTCCGTCGGGCGCGACATCACGCTTGCCGCCGGCCCCGGCGAGGTCCTGTGTCTGCTCGGCCCCAACGGCTCGGGCAAGACGACCTTGTTCAAGACGCTGCTCGGCCTCATCCCCTCACAGGGCGGCGAGGTGCTGCTCGACGGCACATCGCTTGGCCGGCTGCCGCGCGCGGAGATCGCCCGCAAGATCGCCTATGTGCCGCAGGCGCATGCGATCCCCTTCGCCTTCCCGGCGGAGGAGGTGGTGCTGATGGGCCGCACCGCCCGGCTCGGCACCTTCGCCCAGCCGGGGCCTCGCGACCGTGAGGCCGCACAGGCCGCACTCGCCCGTCTGGGCATCGCCGACCTCGCCCCGCAGGATTACACGCGCCTGTCCGGCGGCCAACGCCAGCTCGTGCTGATCGCCCGTGCCCTTGCCCAGGAAACACCGCTGCTGGTCATGGACGAGCCGACCGCCAGCCTCGACTTCGGCAACCAGGCGAAGGTGCTCGCCGAGATCGCCGGGCTTGCCGGCGGCGGACTGACGGTGATCCTGTCGACCCACGATCCCGACCACGCCTTTGCGGTGGGAACGCGGGTGGCGCTGTTGCACGAAGGCAACGTCCTGGCGGAGGGGGCTCCGCAGGAAACGCTGACCCCGCAGGCGCTGTCCACGGTCTACGGCGTCGAGGTCACGGTGGAGCGCACCGCCTCCGGGCGCACTGTCTGCCTGCCGAGCCTTGCCGGCCCGCAGGCGCGCCCCGGCGCGTGA
- a CDS encoding iron ABC transporter permease, translating into MGERARALRPRSGLAVALLVAALPLLALAALLIGPFPLSPGEALAVLWRGATGTLAEGDRAATVLLSIRLPRVAAALLVGAALAAAGACYQTLFRNPLVSPDILGVSAGAGLGAVLGIFLSLPVAAIQLMGFAGGLAAVALVGFVAAAVRTGDRTLVLVLAGVVVGALTGAATSLLKVLADPYDQLPAITFWLLGSLAGIKAEDVLPAAPVVLLGLVPLVLLRWRINVLSLGDEEARSLGIEAGRLRLAVICCATLVTASAVAIAGVVGWVGLVIPHVARMLVGPGFGTLLPVAALLGAAYMLVVDTLARTVSGAEVPLGILTAVVGAPFFLWLLARGRRAWA; encoded by the coding sequence ATGGGCGAACGGGCGCGCGCCTTGAGGCCCCGGTCCGGGCTCGCCGTTGCCCTGCTGGTCGCCGCGCTGCCGCTGCTGGCGCTTGCGGCCCTGCTGATCGGCCCCTTCCCGCTGTCGCCCGGCGAAGCGCTCGCCGTGCTGTGGCGCGGCGCGACCGGCACGCTTGCCGAGGGCGACCGGGCTGCAACCGTCCTCCTGTCGATCCGCCTGCCGCGCGTTGCTGCCGCACTTCTCGTCGGCGCCGCCCTTGCCGCGGCCGGTGCCTGCTACCAGACCCTGTTCCGCAATCCGCTGGTCTCGCCCGACATTCTCGGCGTCTCGGCCGGCGCCGGGCTCGGCGCGGTGCTCGGCATCTTCCTGTCGCTGCCCGTCGCCGCGATCCAGCTGATGGGCTTTGCCGGCGGGCTTGCCGCCGTCGCCCTTGTCGGCTTCGTCGCCGCGGCCGTGCGCACCGGCGACCGGACGCTGGTGCTTGTGCTGGCCGGCGTCGTCGTCGGCGCGCTGACCGGTGCGGCGACCTCGCTGCTCAAGGTGCTGGCCGATCCTTACGACCAGCTGCCGGCCATCACCTTCTGGCTGCTCGGCTCGCTGGCCGGCATCAAGGCCGAGGACGTCCTGCCGGCCGCGCCCGTCGTGCTGCTGGGGCTGGTGCCCCTGGTGCTGCTGCGCTGGCGCATCAACGTTTTGTCGCTCGGCGACGAGGAAGCCCGCTCGCTCGGCATCGAGGCGGGGCGCCTGCGCCTTGCCGTGATCTGCTGCGCCACGCTGGTGACCGCGAGCGCGGTTGCCATTGCCGGCGTCGTCGGCTGGGTCGGCCTGGTCATCCCGCATGTGGCGCGCATGCTGGTCGGCCCCGGCTTCGGCACGCTGCTGCCGGTCGCGGCCCTCCTCGGCGCGGCCTACATGCTGGTCGTCGACACGCTGGCGCGCACCGTCTCGGGCGCGGAAGTGCCGCTCGGCATTCTCACCGCCGTCGTCGGGGCGCCGTTCTTCCTGTGGCTGCTGGCGCGCGGGCGGAGGGCCTGGGCATGA
- a CDS encoding iron ABC transporter substrate-binding protein encodes MTQPARFPAFARALTPALALMAALLAVLIAGAPASARTIVDSAGRTVEVPNMVSRVFAAGPPASILVYALKPEALLGWPRALRREERPYIAEAYRDLPETGRLTGRGGEANLERVLALKPDLIIDFGSVRDTYADLADRVQAQTGIPYILINGRFDETASSLRLVGEALGVPERGEALARDAEETFAALDAALGAVPEAERPRVYLARGPDGLETGMKGSINTEIIERAGGRNVAEAPGQYGLVQASPEQVILADPDTIITWDRTFFEAVWSSPVWSGITAVREGRVYLSPTAPFGWIDRPPSLNRMMGLKWLAGLFYPELWTKDLREETRAFYRLWYHVELSDAELDTLLEWANGRAP; translated from the coding sequence ATGACGCAGCCTGCCAGGTTCCCTGCCTTTGCCCGCGCCCTTACCCCTGCCCTGGCCCTGATGGCGGCGCTGCTGGCCGTCCTGATCGCGGGCGCGCCTGCCTCGGCAAGAACCATTGTCGATTCCGCCGGCCGCACCGTCGAGGTGCCCAACATGGTTTCGCGGGTCTTCGCCGCCGGCCCGCCCGCCTCCATCCTCGTCTATGCGTTGAAGCCCGAAGCGCTGCTCGGCTGGCCCCGGGCGCTGCGCCGCGAGGAGCGTCCCTATATCGCCGAGGCCTATCGCGACCTGCCGGAGACCGGCCGGCTGACCGGACGCGGCGGCGAGGCGAACCTTGAACGGGTTCTGGCGCTGAAACCCGACCTCATCATCGACTTCGGCTCCGTGCGCGACACCTATGCCGACCTTGCCGACCGGGTGCAGGCGCAGACCGGCATTCCCTATATCCTGATCAACGGCCGGTTCGACGAGACCGCGAGTTCCCTGCGCCTCGTCGGTGAGGCGCTCGGCGTGCCGGAGCGCGGCGAGGCTCTGGCGCGCGACGCAGAGGAGACCTTCGCTGCTCTCGACGCCGCGCTCGGCGCGGTGCCCGAGGCGGAGCGTCCGCGCGTTTACCTCGCACGCGGTCCCGACGGGCTCGAGACCGGCATGAAGGGCTCGATCAACACCGAGATCATCGAGCGGGCCGGTGGGCGCAACGTCGCCGAGGCGCCGGGCCAGTACGGGCTGGTGCAGGCCTCGCCCGAACAGGTGATCCTTGCCGATCCCGACACGATCATCACCTGGGACCGCACCTTCTTCGAAGCCGTGTGGTCGAGCCCGGTGTGGTCCGGCATCACGGCAGTGCGCGAGGGGCGGGTCTACCTTTCGCCGACCGCGCCCTTCGGCTGGATCGACCGGCCGCCCTCCCTCAACCGGATGATGGGCCTGAAATGGCTCGCCGGCCTCTTCTACCCCGAGCTCTGGACGAAGGACCTGCGCGAGGAGACCCGCGCCTTCTATCGGCTCTGGTATCATGTCGAGCTGTCGGACGCCGAACTCGACACGCTGCTGGAATGGGCGAACGGGCGCGCGCCTTGA
- a CDS encoding molybdate ABC transporter substrate-binding protein: MRRTLAATVLAVSATLASGTPSMADTAPVHLHAAGSLKSAMTDIADAFAKASGTEVERAFGPSGLLRERIEGGEKAEVFASANMAHPRRLAEAGKAAPVVLFARNRLCALVQPDVETDSDGLLATMLREDIRVGTSTPKADPSGDYAFQAFDKAEAVTAGATETLKAKALQLTGGKNSEPAPEGRNPYGWVMESGKADIFLTYCTNALLARNEVEALKIVQLPSTLAVGADYGLTVMDGASGDAWKLALYILSPAGQQILADYGFDAPGTLD, translated from the coding sequence ATGCGCCGCACCCTCGCCGCCACGGTTCTCGCCGTTTCCGCCACCCTCGCTTCCGGCACGCCCTCCATGGCAGACACCGCTCCCGTCCATCTGCATGCGGCCGGCAGCCTGAAGTCGGCCATGACCGACATTGCCGATGCCTTCGCCAAGGCATCCGGCACCGAAGTCGAACGGGCATTCGGTCCCTCGGGCCTGCTGCGCGAGCGGATCGAGGGCGGCGAGAAGGCAGAGGTCTTCGCCTCGGCCAACATGGCCCATCCCCGGCGCCTCGCCGAGGCGGGCAAGGCCGCCCCGGTGGTCCTGTTCGCGCGCAACCGGCTGTGCGCCCTCGTCCAGCCCGACGTCGAGACCGACAGCGACGGGCTGCTCGCCACCATGCTGCGCGAGGACATCCGCGTCGGCACCTCCACGCCCAAGGCCGATCCCTCCGGCGACTACGCCTTCCAGGCCTTCGACAAGGCCGAGGCCGTGACGGCGGGCGCCACCGAAACGCTCAAGGCCAAGGCACTGCAACTGACCGGCGGCAAGAACAGCGAGCCGGCCCCCGAAGGGCGCAATCCCTATGGCTGGGTGATGGAAAGCGGCAAGGCCGACATCTTCCTCACCTATTGCACCAACGCGCTGCTCGCCCGCAACGAAGTGGAAGCGCTGAAGATCGTGCAGCTGCCGTCGACGCTGGCGGTCGGCGCAGATTACGGCCTGACGGTGATGGACGGGGCCTCTGGCGACGCCTGGAAACTTGCGCTCTATATACTGTCGCCGGCCGGTCAGCAGATTCTGGCCGACTACGGTTTCGACGCGCCGGGCACGCTCGACTGA
- a CDS encoding substrate-binding domain-containing protein encodes MLRRQFLTLAAAGLLATSLAAPLHAEEKFIVVQSTTSTQNSGLFEFMLPKFQEKTGIEVRVVAVGTGQAIKNAANGDGDVLFVHAKPAEEKFVADGDGVKRFDVMYNDFVIVGPPSDPAGVAGSSNVTEALKKIAEAKAPFASRGDDSGTHKAELRLWKAADVDVKAASGGWYRETGSGMGATLNTGTGMGAYIMTDRATWISFGNKGEYKIAVEGDEKMFNQYGIILVNKEKHPNVKADLGQQFVDWVISDEGQQVIADYKIDGQQLFFANAKPGS; translated from the coding sequence ATGCTTCGTCGTCAGTTTCTGACACTCGCGGCAGCCGGCCTTCTGGCCACGAGCCTTGCCGCCCCGCTGCATGCGGAAGAGAAGTTCATCGTGGTGCAGTCCACGACCTCCACCCAGAACTCGGGCCTGTTCGAGTTCATGCTGCCGAAGTTCCAGGAGAAGACCGGCATCGAGGTCCGCGTCGTGGCCGTGGGCACCGGCCAGGCGATCAAGAACGCGGCCAATGGCGACGGCGACGTGCTGTTCGTCCATGCCAAGCCGGCGGAAGAGAAGTTCGTTGCCGACGGCGACGGCGTGAAGCGCTTCGACGTCATGTACAACGACTTCGTCATCGTCGGCCCACCGTCCGATCCGGCCGGCGTCGCCGGCTCCAGCAATGTCACCGAGGCGCTGAAGAAGATCGCCGAGGCCAAGGCTCCGTTCGCCTCGCGCGGCGACGACAGCGGCACCCACAAGGCCGAGCTGCGCCTGTGGAAGGCGGCCGATGTCGATGTCAAGGCGGCGTCGGGCGGCTGGTATCGCGAGACCGGCTCGGGCATGGGCGCGACACTCAACACCGGCACCGGCATGGGCGCCTACATCATGACCGACCGCGCCACCTGGATCTCCTTCGGCAACAAGGGCGAGTACAAGATCGCCGTCGAGGGCGACGAGAAGATGTTCAACCAGTACGGCATCATCCTGGTGAACAAGGAGAAGCACCCGAACGTGAAGGCCGATCTCGGCCAGCAGTTCGTCGACTGGGTGATCTCCGACGAGGGCCAGCAGGTCATCGCCGACTACAAGATCGACGGCCAGCAGCTGTTCTTCGCGAACGCCAAGCCCGGCAGCTGA
- a CDS encoding ATP-binding cassette domain-containing protein yields MREAGALARADGAAGPELHEAPPAPALLDARGLRLEVGGKRLIDGIDIRIGQGRKTMIMGANGAGKSLLLRLLHGLIAPSAGQMTWRGGPLDKSARRAQAMVFQRPVMLRRSVLANLAFALKVRGLRGAARQARIDEALDKARLSDLARSPARVLSGGEQQRLALARALACDPELLFLDEPTASLDPASTQAIESLIADASRRGVTVVMVTHDLGQARRLADDIVFLHAGQVAESGPASRVLSTPRSEAARAWLEGRLFLDGQGAQS; encoded by the coding sequence ATGCGTGAAGCAGGAGCATTGGCACGCGCGGACGGCGCAGCCGGCCCGGAGCTGCACGAAGCGCCCCCGGCGCCCGCCCTGCTGGACGCGCGCGGCCTGCGGCTGGAGGTCGGCGGAAAGCGGCTGATCGACGGCATCGACATCCGCATCGGCCAGGGCCGCAAGACCATGATCATGGGCGCCAACGGCGCCGGCAAGAGCCTGTTGCTGCGGCTTCTGCACGGGCTGATCGCACCCTCTGCCGGCCAGATGACCTGGCGCGGCGGCCCGCTCGACAAGAGCGCCCGGCGCGCCCAGGCGATGGTGTTCCAGCGCCCGGTCATGCTGCGCCGGTCGGTGCTGGCCAATCTCGCCTTCGCGCTCAAGGTGCGGGGCCTGCGCGGGGCGGCGCGCCAGGCGCGCATCGACGAGGCGCTGGACAAGGCACGGCTTTCCGACCTCGCCCGCAGCCCGGCGCGCGTCCTGTCCGGCGGCGAGCAGCAGCGCCTCGCCCTTGCCCGCGCGCTCGCCTGCGATCCCGAGCTTCTGTTTCTCGACGAGCCGACGGCGAGCCTCGACCCGGCCTCGACCCAGGCCATCGAAAGCCTGATCGCCGACGCCAGCCGGCGCGGCGTCACAGTCGTGATGGTGACCCATGACCTAGGCCAGGCCCGGCGGCTGGCAGACGACATCGTCTTCCTGCATGCCGGCCAGGTCGCGGAGAGCGGCCCGGCCTCGCGGGTGCTCTCCACCCCCCGTTCCGAAGCCGCCCGAGCGTGGCTGGAAGGGCGCCTTTTCCTCGACGGACAGGGCGCGCAAAGCTGA
- a CDS encoding ABC transporter permease, with translation MQNFASVLGDAVALILSGDADLMEIIALSLRVTITAVIVACVIGLPLGAVVGAFRFPGRILATVLLNSLMGLPPVVVGLIVYLALSASGPLGPLGLLYTPTAMVIAQTILVTPIVAALTRQVIEDLDREYSEQFRSLGVGPFTRVSALLWDARYSLLTVALAGFGRAVAEVGAVIIVGGNINHVTRVMTTTIALETSKGNLELALALGVVLLVIAVLVNAAVMGLRASAARAAYA, from the coding sequence ATGCAGAACTTCGCGTCCGTTTTGGGCGACGCGGTTGCCCTGATCCTGTCGGGCGACGCGGACCTGATGGAAATCATCGCACTGTCCTTGCGCGTCACGATCACCGCGGTGATCGTCGCCTGCGTGATCGGCCTGCCGCTCGGCGCCGTCGTCGGCGCATTCCGCTTTCCCGGGCGCATTCTCGCAACCGTCCTGCTCAATTCGCTGATGGGCCTGCCGCCGGTCGTGGTCGGCCTCATCGTCTATCTGGCGCTGTCCGCCTCCGGTCCGCTCGGCCCGCTCGGGCTGCTCTACACGCCTACGGCGATGGTGATCGCCCAGACCATCCTGGTGACGCCGATCGTCGCCGCCCTCACCCGCCAGGTGATCGAGGATCTCGACCGCGAATATTCCGAGCAGTTCCGCTCGCTCGGCGTCGGCCCCTTCACCCGCGTCAGTGCGCTGCTGTGGGACGCGCGCTACAGCCTGCTCACCGTGGCGCTGGCCGGCTTCGGCCGGGCGGTCGCGGAGGTCGGCGCGGTGATCATCGTCGGCGGCAACATCAACCACGTCACCCGGGTGATGACCACGACGATCGCGCTGGAAACCTCCAAGGGCAACCTGGAGCTGGCGCTGGCGCTCGGCGTGGTGCTGCTGGTGATCGCCGTGCTGGTGAATGCCGCCGTCATGGGCCTGCGGGCCTCCGCCGCGAGGGCTGCCTATGCGTGA
- a CDS encoding putative sulfate/molybdate transporter produces MAPQQGRVRDGLAHVLAEASGACGDLGTFLPYVVLVLVAGLAAPAPVFAGFAIAYLMVALVYRLPIAVQPMKAFGVAILTGTVAGVEIAWGGALLGALLVGFACTPYLVRAARAIPQSVVTGLQAGLGLLLGALALRMIGGQWLLGAAAVAVLALSFVLPRGPWALMLVVAAIAFGPLLGDGLAAPGLTLLAAGGSADGAGQTPSLLDAVTFGVLPQLPLTLLNAVVVAAAVARSLHGEAARHVSERRLAATSGLFNLVMAPLGALPMCHGAGGISGHHRFGARGMLAPLLLSALCAAAALSGDAVVELLARIPAPVAGALLLYAAWDLAFSRRLFDARPDCRPVIAATALGTFGLGVLPGFVAGLAAEAVRARLSARRRASR; encoded by the coding sequence ATGGCACCGCAGCAAGGTCGCGTGCGCGACGGGCTGGCGCATGTGCTGGCCGAGGCCTCGGGCGCCTGCGGCGACCTCGGCACGTTCCTTCCCTATGTGGTTCTGGTGCTGGTCGCGGGCCTCGCTGCCCCGGCGCCGGTCTTCGCCGGATTCGCCATCGCCTACCTGATGGTGGCGCTGGTCTATCGCCTGCCCATCGCGGTGCAGCCGATGAAAGCCTTCGGCGTGGCGATCCTGACCGGGACCGTCGCCGGCGTCGAGATCGCCTGGGGCGGGGCGCTGCTCGGCGCGCTGCTGGTCGGTTTCGCCTGCACGCCGTATCTGGTGCGGGCGGCGCGCGCCATCCCGCAGTCGGTAGTGACGGGATTGCAGGCCGGGCTCGGCCTGCTGCTGGGGGCGCTGGCCTTGCGGATGATCGGCGGGCAGTGGTTGCTGGGGGCGGCGGCCGTCGCCGTGCTGGCGCTGAGCTTCGTGCTGCCGCGCGGGCCCTGGGCCCTAATGCTTGTGGTCGCCGCCATCGCGTTCGGCCCGCTGCTGGGCGATGGGCTTGCCGCGCCCGGCCTGACGCTGCTTGCCGCCGGCGGATCGGCGGACGGGGCCGGGCAGACGCCTTCGCTGTTGGATGCGGTGACGTTCGGCGTGCTGCCGCAGCTGCCGCTGACGCTGCTCAACGCGGTCGTCGTGGCCGCAGCCGTCGCGCGTTCGCTGCACGGCGAGGCGGCACGGCATGTGAGCGAGCGCCGGCTCGCGGCAACCTCGGGTCTCTTCAATCTGGTGATGGCGCCGCTCGGCGCCTTGCCCATGTGCCACGGTGCGGGCGGCATTTCCGGCCATCACCGCTTCGGCGCGCGCGGCATGCTCGCTCCGCTGCTGCTGTCGGCGCTGTGTGCGGCCGCCGCGCTGTCGGGCGATGCGGTGGTGGAGCTGCTGGCCCGTATCCCCGCGCCGGTCGCCGGCGCGCTGCTGCTCTATGCTGCCTGGGATCTTGCGTTCAGCCGCCGTCTGTTCGATGCCCGGCCCGATTGTCGCCCGGTGATCGCCGCGACAGCCCTCGGTACGTTCGGCCTCGGCGTGCTCCCCGGCTTTGTCGCAGGCCTTGCGGCCGAGGCGGTGCGGGCGCGCCTGTCCGCGCGGCGGCGCGCCAGCAGGTAA
- a CDS encoding META domain-containing protein — protein sequence MARTTRTTAAALLAWSLAGTALTPALAQDETWSAKVIGSAAYRERIAIGSDAELVVELREMGALDPAVDAGSVRLLAENRQKLEGRQVPLPFYLKAEGASLVPGTSYALRLQLTNGDGPGWVSAPIAVEIPQAATGKVEIEAGNVLLVRSLPVQTTARLACGDETGRLQHKGEIAVLDFGGQTLALRQTPAASGVRYEAADDATTVLWTKGPEASFTLRGQEQPPCTLEIEAPEIASGLDTLPGGEWVVEGISSSGIIDNSRVTLIFAADGQLSGRATCNSYGTRFATNGDRIAIDPRAISTMMGCAPALMNQERKFLDTLPKLTGWRIDETGALLLEGSDGALVKARRDG from the coding sequence ATGGCACGAACGACAAGAACAACCGCAGCAGCCCTTCTCGCCTGGAGCCTTGCCGGTACCGCGCTGACGCCGGCCCTTGCGCAGGACGAGACCTGGTCGGCGAAGGTCATCGGCAGCGCCGCCTATCGCGAGCGGATCGCCATCGGCAGCGATGCGGAGCTGGTGGTCGAACTGCGCGAGATGGGCGCGCTCGACCCGGCTGTCGATGCCGGCTCCGTGCGCCTGCTTGCGGAAAACCGCCAAAAGCTGGAAGGCCGGCAGGTGCCGCTCCCCTTCTATCTGAAGGCAGAAGGCGCCAGCCTCGTCCCCGGCACCAGCTATGCCCTGCGCCTGCAACTCACCAATGGCGATGGCCCGGGCTGGGTGTCGGCGCCGATCGCGGTCGAGATCCCGCAAGCGGCCACCGGCAAGGTCGAGATCGAGGCCGGCAACGTGCTGCTCGTGCGCAGCCTGCCCGTCCAGACCACGGCACGCCTTGCCTGCGGCGACGAGACGGGCCGCCTGCAGCACAAGGGCGAGATCGCCGTTCTGGACTTCGGCGGTCAGACGCTGGCTCTCAGGCAGACGCCGGCCGCCAGCGGCGTGCGCTACGAGGCGGCGGACGACGCCACCACCGTGCTGTGGACCAAGGGACCGGAGGCGAGCTTCACCTTGCGCGGACAGGAGCAGCCGCCCTGCACGCTGGAGATCGAGGCGCCCGAGATCGCCTCGGGCTTGGATACCCTGCCGGGCGGCGAATGGGTGGTGGAGGGCATTTCGAGCAGCGGCATCATCGACAATTCGCGCGTGACGCTGATCTTCGCCGCCGACGGCCAGCTCAGCGGGCGCGCCACCTGCAACAGCTACGGCACCCGCTTTGCCACCAATGGCGACCGGATCGCCATCGACCCGCGCGCGATCTCGACGATGATGGGCTGCGCCCCGGCCCTGATGAACCAGGAGCGCAAGTTCCTGGACACCCTGCCGAAGCTCACTGGCTGGCGCATCGACGAGACCGGCGCCCTGCTGCTGGAAGGCAGCGACGGTGCCTTGGTGAAAGCCCGCCGCGACGGCTGA